A section of the Arcobacter roscoffensis genome encodes:
- the nadD gene encoding nicotinate (nicotinamide) nucleotide adenylyltransferase has translation MQLAVFGGSFDPVHIAHVKIVEQALKSLEIDKIVVVPTFLNPFKTNYHLEPNTRYELLKKIFQKNKKVEICDFEIKQNEAVPSIKTVNYLKNLYKPSKIYLIIGADNLKSLEKWYKFDELNSLVEFVVATRDGYVDNKIDSYKVLNIDINISSSKLREEFDLNFIPYQIKDDIIHHIKT, from the coding sequence GTGCAACTAGCAGTATTTGGAGGCAGTTTTGACCCTGTTCATATAGCACATGTGAAGATTGTTGAACAAGCATTAAAAAGTTTAGAAATAGACAAAATTGTAGTGGTTCCTACGTTTTTAAACCCTTTTAAAACTAACTATCATTTAGAGCCTAATACAAGATATGAGCTACTAAAAAAAATATTTCAAAAAAACAAAAAAGTTGAAATTTGTGATTTTGAAATAAAACAAAATGAAGCAGTTCCTTCAATAAAAACTGTTAATTATTTAAAAAACTTATATAAACCATCAAAAATTTATCTTATAATTGGTGCTGATAATCTAAAAAGTTTAGAAAAATGGTACAAATTTGATGAATTAAACTCATTAGTAGAGTTTGTTGTAGCAACAAGAGATGGTTACGTAGACAATAAAATAGATAGTTATAAAGTTTTGAATATTGATATAAACATTAGTTCTTCAAAACTTAGGGAAGAATTTGACTTAAATTTTATTCCCTATCAGATAAAAGATGATATTATACATCATATAAAAACATGA
- the gap gene encoding type I glyceraldehyde-3-phosphate dehydrogenase, which translates to MAVKVAINGLGRIGRCVAKIVASRDDVELVAVNASGSEEMIQYNLKYDTVHGNADVVVKDGYVCIGNDKAKLLSERDPAKLNFVDYGAEVVLECTGAFLTQEKCQAYIDAGVKKVVMSAPAKDDTPTFVMGANEDTYAGQAIVSNASCTTNGLAPVAKVLDDTYGIEKGLMTTIHSYTSSQPILDAKDKKDPRKGRAGATNLTPASTGAAKAIGKVMPHLNGKLNGQAIRVPTPNVSLVDLTVTLKKETTLEEVQAAFKDASLGSLKGILGVDEEYRVSSDFNGEELSTVVPLDTIQVIEGNMVKVLSWYDNEWGYSTRLVDMGVHVATN; encoded by the coding sequence ATGGCTGTTAAAGTTGCAATTAACGGATTAGGTAGAATTGGAAGATGTGTTGCTAAGATCGTAGCAAGTAGAGATGATGTTGAATTAGTAGCTGTTAATGCAAGTGGTAGTGAAGAAATGATTCAATACAACTTAAAATATGACACTGTACATGGGAATGCAGATGTTGTAGTTAAAGATGGTTATGTATGTATTGGAAATGACAAAGCAAAGCTATTATCTGAGAGAGATCCAGCAAAATTAAATTTTGTTGATTATGGTGCTGAAGTTGTTTTAGAGTGTACGGGAGCATTCTTAACACAAGAGAAATGTCAAGCTTATATTGATGCAGGAGTTAAAAAAGTTGTAATGTCTGCACCAGCAAAAGATGATACACCTACATTTGTTATGGGAGCAAATGAAGATACTTATGCAGGTCAAGCTATTGTTTCAAACGCATCTTGTACTACAAATGGTTTAGCACCTGTTGCTAAAGTTTTAGATGATACTTATGGAATTGAAAAAGGTTTAATGACTACTATTCACTCTTATACTTCATCTCAACCTATTTTAGATGCAAAAGATAAAAAAGATCCAAGAAAAGGAAGAGCCGGTGCTACTAACTTAACACCTGCAAGTACTGGTGCTGCAAAAGCTATTGGAAAAGTAATGCCACACTTAAATGGAAAGTTAAATGGTCAAGCAATTAGAGTACCAACTCCAAATGTTTCATTAGTTGACTTAACAGTAACATTAAAAAAAGAGACAACTTTAGAAGAAGTACAAGCTGCATTTAAAGATGCTTCACTTGGTTCTTTAAAAGGAATCTTGGGTGTTGATGAAGAGTACAGAGTAAGTTCAGACTTTAATGGTGAAGAATTATCAACTGTAGTTCCTTTAGATACTATTCAAGTAATCGAAGGAAATATGGTAAAAGTATTATCTTGGTATGACAATGAATGGGGATACTCTACTAGACTTGTAGATATGGGTGTTCACGTAGCAACAAACTAG
- the pheA gene encoding chorismate mutase has protein sequence MNEHGLLDLRNKLDSIDEELLKLINERMEVVHQVGVLKAKSGGAIYRPEREKEIIDRLETMNSGKLNRAAIEALFLEIFAISRNLELPENVAYLGPEGSFTHQAAEGRFGAMSSYVSIASINGIFREVDTKKAKFGVVPIENSSNGIVTDTINCLNKYNLKIIAEVVLDIHHTFASTCDKVQDIKRIYSKDIAFEQCRKFLANFGLDEVEQIPIESTTKAAKLAAKEPFSAAICPHVGAKLNNLPILFENIEDKDNNKTRFFIISDFENAQSGNDKTSILVEFPDRQGALVEFLTDFNNSGINLTKIKSHIVHGNSIFFIDFDGHKDDENVKGILEKHKDTIKVLGSYVKEINDI, from the coding sequence ATGAACGAGCATGGATTATTAGACTTAAGAAATAAGCTAGATAGTATTGATGAAGAACTTTTAAAACTTATAAATGAAAGAATGGAAGTTGTTCATCAAGTAGGAGTTCTGAAAGCAAAAAGTGGTGGAGCTATTTATAGACCTGAAAGGGAAAAAGAGATTATTGATAGATTAGAAACTATGAATAGTGGAAAATTAAATAGAGCAGCTATTGAAGCACTTTTCTTAGAAATATTTGCAATTTCTAGAAATTTAGAATTACCTGAAAATGTGGCATACTTAGGACCTGAGGGAAGTTTTACACATCAAGCAGCTGAGGGTAGATTTGGTGCTATGAGTTCATATGTATCAATAGCTTCTATAAATGGTATTTTTAGAGAAGTAGATACTAAAAAAGCAAAGTTTGGTGTAGTACCTATTGAAAACTCTTCAAATGGAATAGTTACAGATACTATCAATTGCTTAAATAAGTATAACTTAAAAATTATTGCAGAAGTTGTTCTTGATATTCACCATACTTTTGCAAGTACATGTGATAAGGTACAAGACATTAAAAGAATTTATTCAAAAGATATTGCTTTTGAACAGTGTAGAAAATTTTTAGCTAATTTTGGATTAGATGAGGTTGAGCAAATTCCTATTGAATCAACAACAAAAGCTGCAAAACTTGCAGCAAAAGAGCCATTTAGTGCAGCTATTTGTCCTCACGTTGGAGCAAAACTTAATAATCTACCAATCTTATTTGAAAATATTGAAGATAAAGATAACAATAAAACAAGATTCTTTATAATAAGTGATTTTGAAAATGCACAATCTGGAAATGATAAAACATCAATTTTAGTTGAATTTCCTGATAGACAAGGGGCTTTAGTTGAGTTTCTAACTGATTTTAATAATTCAGGTATTAACTTAACAAAAATTAAATCACATATTGTACATGGTAATTCTATTTTCTTTATTGATTTTGATGGTCATAAAGATGATGAAAATGTTAAAGGTATATTAGAAAAACATAAAGATACTATAAAAGTTTTAGGATCTTATGTAAAAGAAATAAACGATATTTAA
- the rsfS gene encoding ribosome silencing factor has protein sequence MNERIEKIKEVLDDKKAESIEVVDLTNKDYIVDYVVIATTLNPKHGFALLNYLKTELKPLGEEFVRVDENDDWTIIDLGDMFINLMNEQARTKYSLEEFLSQLDEKR, from the coding sequence TTGAACGAAAGAATTGAAAAGATAAAAGAAGTACTTGATGACAAAAAAGCTGAAAGTATAGAAGTTGTTGATTTAACAAATAAAGACTATATAGTTGATTACGTTGTAATAGCAACTACACTAAACCCTAAGCATGGTTTTGCATTATTAAACTACTTAAAAACTGAACTTAAGCCATTAGGTGAAGAGTTTGTTAGAGTAGATGAAAATGATGACTGGACAATTATTGATTTAGGTGATATGTTCATTAACTTAATGAATGAACAAGCAAGAACAAAATACTCTTTAGAAGAGTTCTTAAGCCAATTAGACGAAAAGAGATAA
- a CDS encoding triose-phosphate isomerase, translated as MAIIASNFKTNHTRNTTSSFVEEVNKYLVSNNISNEVYIFPTATSLDKFDITSTLNIGVQNAYATQKGSFTGEIGTQQLDEFDVNTILIGHSERRHILGESQDEIAKKFAFYSDLGYKIIYCIGEPLEVKEQGLEQTLEYIYEQFEGININYEKLVLAYEPVWAIGTGVTATSEDITDVHSAIKSKIDKPLLYGGSVKVENVRDICSLNGVDGALIGTASWIVDDFIQIIENTKDL; from the coding sequence ATGGCAATTATTGCTAGTAATTTTAAGACAAATCATACAAGAAATACTACATCATCTTTTGTTGAAGAAGTAAATAAATATTTAGTGTCAAACAATATTTCAAATGAAGTATATATTTTCCCAACAGCAACTTCACTTGATAAATTTGATATAACATCAACACTAAATATTGGTGTACAAAATGCTTATGCAACACAAAAAGGCTCTTTTACAGGTGAAATTGGAACGCAACAATTAGATGAATTTGATGTAAATACTATTTTAATTGGTCATAGTGAAAGAAGACATATCTTAGGTGAATCACAAGATGAAATAGCAAAGAAATTTGCATTTTATAGTGACCTTGGATATAAAATAATTTATTGTATAGGTGAACCTTTAGAAGTAAAAGAACAAGGCTTAGAGCAGACATTAGAGTATATTTATGAGCAATTTGAAGGTATAAATATAAACTATGAAAAACTTGTTTTAGCTTATGAGCCTGTTTGGGCTATAGGAACAGGAGTTACTGCTACAAGTGAAGATATCACAGATGTTCACTCTGCAATTAAGTCAAAAATTGATAAACCACTTTTATATGGTGGTTCTGTAAAAGTAGAAAATGTAAGAGATATTTGCTCACTAAATGGAGTTGATGGTGCTTTAATAGGTACTGCTTCTTGGATTGTTGATGACTTCATTCAAATTATAGAAAATACAAAGGATTTATAA
- the fabI gene encoding enoyl-ACP reductase FabI: MFMKGKKGVILGVANNKSIAYGIAKQCAAQGAQIAFTYLNDSLKKRVEPIAEEFGSADYVYPCDVSNPEEIKALKESIEKDMGQIDFIVHSIAFAPKEGLSGRFYDISKEAFDVAMDISVYSLIEVTRELKPLLSDNSSILTLTYYGGAKYIPNYNLMGVAKAALEMTTKYLAEDLGKDGIRVNAISAGPIKTLAAAGIGDFRFMLKWNEAHAPLKKNVSIDEVGNSGMYLLSDLSSAVTGEIHYVDCGYNVMGMPAVKFDENGRPEIAWNGTDK, translated from the coding sequence ATGTTTATGAAAGGTAAAAAAGGTGTAATTTTAGGTGTTGCAAATAATAAGTCTATTGCTTATGGTATTGCAAAACAGTGTGCAGCTCAAGGTGCTCAGATTGCATTTACTTATTTAAATGACTCTTTAAAGAAAAGAGTTGAACCAATTGCCGAAGAGTTTGGAAGTGCTGATTATGTATATCCTTGTGATGTATCAAATCCAGAAGAGATTAAAGCTTTAAAAGAATCAATTGAAAAAGATATGGGTCAAATTGACTTTATTGTTCACTCAATTGCATTTGCTCCAAAAGAGGGATTATCAGGAAGATTCTATGATATTTCTAAAGAAGCTTTTGATGTTGCTATGGATATTTCAGTTTACTCACTAATTGAAGTTACAAGAGAGTTAAAACCTTTATTATCTGATAACTCTTCAATTTTAACTTTAACATATTATGGTGGTGCTAAATACATCCCTAACTATAATTTAATGGGTGTAGCAAAAGCTGCATTAGAAATGACTACAAAATACTTAGCAGAGGATTTAGGTAAAGATGGAATTAGAGTAAATGCTATTTCTGCTGGACCTATTAAAACATTAGCAGCAGCTGGTATTGGTGACTTTAGATTTATGCTTAAATGGAATGAAGCTCATGCTCCATTAAAGAAAAATGTATCAATTGATGAGGTTGGAAATTCTGGTATGTATCTATTATCAGATTTAAGTTCAGCCGTAACTGGTGAAATTCACTATGTGGATTGTGGTTATAATGTTATGGGTATGCCAGCAGTTAAATTTGACGAAAATGGAAGACCTGAAATTGCATGGAATGGCACGGATAAGTAA
- the lysA gene encoding diaminopimelate decarboxylase, translated as MNINFKELANKYQTPYYVYDFDHITAQYEELKGAFKARKSLLAYAVKANSNLSVIKHLANLGAGADCVSIGEVKRALKVGIQPYKIIFSGVGKIDSEIKEALELGILMINVESAAELDRVEVIAKELGKVARISIRVNPNIDPQTHPYISTGLHENKFGVDIDTAKRMYIQCKNSDSLEPSGIHCHIGSQLTELEPIKESVKLVADLVRNLEAIKIDLSFFDVGGGLGIVYDDEKLIDTNEYAQSILEALFGLDITVVCEPGRFLVGNSGVFVTKVLYEKINGEKRFVIVDGAMNDLIRPSLYNAYHKIEVLNDNKELSDCNLVGPVCESGDFFAKNIDLPKTQHNDLVAIYSAGAYCFTMASNYNTRGKVAEIAVENGVDRIIRKRETFEDLIALEEEYIK; from the coding sequence ATGAATATAAATTTTAAAGAATTAGCAAACAAGTATCAAACGCCATATTATGTATATGATTTTGATCATATTACGGCACAATATGAAGAACTAAAAGGGGCTTTTAAGGCTAGAAAATCTCTTTTAGCTTATGCGGTTAAGGCAAATTCAAATTTATCTGTTATTAAACATTTAGCAAATTTAGGTGCTGGGGCTGATTGTGTATCAATTGGTGAGGTTAAAAGAGCATTAAAAGTAGGTATTCAACCTTATAAAATCATTTTTTCAGGAGTTGGAAAAATTGATAGTGAAATTAAAGAGGCTTTAGAACTTGGTATTTTAATGATTAATGTTGAAAGTGCAGCTGAACTTGATAGAGTTGAAGTGATTGCTAAAGAGTTAGGAAAAGTTGCAAGGATTTCTATTAGAGTTAATCCAAATATTGATCCACAAACTCACCCTTATATTTCAACTGGTTTACATGAGAATAAATTTGGTGTAGATATTGATACAGCAAAAAGAATGTATATTCAGTGTAAAAATAGTGACTCTTTAGAACCAAGTGGTATTCATTGTCATATTGGTTCACAGTTAACTGAGTTAGAGCCAATTAAAGAATCAGTTAAATTAGTAGCTGATTTAGTAAGAAATCTTGAAGCAATTAAGATTGATTTATCTTTCTTTGATGTTGGTGGTGGATTAGGTATCGTATATGATGATGAAAAACTTATTGATACAAATGAATACGCACAATCAATTTTAGAAGCTTTATTTGGTCTAGATATTACTGTTGTGTGTGAACCAGGAAGATTTTTAGTTGGAAACTCTGGTGTATTTGTAACTAAAGTATTATATGAAAAAATAAATGGTGAAAAAAGATTTGTTATTGTTGATGGGGCTATGAATGATTTAATTAGACCATCTTTATATAATGCATACCATAAAATTGAAGTATTAAATGATAATAAAGAGTTAAGTGATTGTAATTTAGTAGGTCCTGTTTGTGAAAGTGGTGACTTTTTTGCTAAAAATATTGACTTACCAAAAACACAGCATAATGATTTAGTTGCTATTTATAGTGCAGGGGCTTATTGTTTTACAATGGCTTCTAATTATAATACTAGAGGAAAAGTAGCTGAAATTGCTGTGGAAAATGGAGTTGATAGAATAATTAGAAAAAGAGAGACTTTTGAAGATTTAATTGCTTTAGAAGAAGAGTACATCAAATAG
- a CDS encoding phosphoglycerate kinase produces the protein MKLQEIKNIDVANKRVFIRCDFNVPMDEYNNITDDRRIRSALNTIRYCIDNDCSIILASHFGRPKNGFEEKFSLKPIAKRLHTLLKQEIKMAPGIVCDETISMAKSLEAGEILLLENMRFEAGETKNDEALSAKLASMADIYVNDAFGVSHRAHASVEGIAQHFDINSKAAGFLLAKEIKFFHHIVNEPKRPFVSIVGGSKVSGKLEALYNLVPKVDKILIGGGMAFTFLKAQGYEIGNSLVEEDLIPEAIKIMEEAKELGVKLYLPVDVVAAEAFDAEAFAKPTTTQEIPKGWMGLDIGPATALLFSQALEDAHTILWNGPMGVYEMDKFAKGSTKISHAVASSYATTVVGGGDTADLVRVTGDEDEMTFISTGGGASLELIEGKILPGVKALVIEE, from the coding sequence ATGAAATTACAGGAAATTAAAAATATTGATGTAGCTAATAAAAGAGTTTTTATTAGATGTGATTTTAACGTACCAATGGATGAGTACAATAATATTACTGATGATAGAAGAATTAGAAGTGCATTAAATACAATTAGATATTGTATTGACAATGATTGTTCTATTATTTTAGCATCACACTTTGGTAGACCAAAAAATGGTTTTGAAGAGAAATTCTCTTTAAAACCAATTGCAAAAAGATTACATACTTTATTAAAGCAAGAGATTAAAATGGCTCCTGGTATTGTTTGTGATGAAACAATTTCTATGGCAAAATCTTTAGAAGCAGGTGAAATCTTATTATTAGAAAATATGAGATTTGAAGCAGGTGAGACTAAAAATGATGAAGCTTTAAGTGCTAAACTAGCTTCAATGGCAGATATTTATGTAAATGATGCCTTTGGTGTATCTCATAGAGCTCATGCTTCTGTTGAGGGAATTGCTCAGCATTTTGATATTAATTCAAAAGCGGCAGGATTCTTACTAGCAAAAGAGATTAAATTTTTCCATCATATTGTAAACGAACCAAAAAGACCATTTGTATCTATTGTAGGTGGTTCAAAAGTCTCTGGAAAATTAGAAGCTTTATATAACTTAGTACCAAAAGTTGATAAAATTCTTATTGGTGGTGGAATGGCATTTACTTTTCTAAAAGCTCAAGGTTATGAAATAGGTAACTCTTTGGTTGAAGAAGATTTAATTCCAGAGGCAATTAAAATTATGGAAGAAGCAAAAGAGCTTGGTGTAAAATTATATTTACCTGTTGATGTTGTAGCAGCAGAAGCTTTTGATGCAGAAGCATTTGCAAAACCAACAACAACACAAGAAATTCCAAAAGGTTGGATGGGACTAGATATTGGACCTGCAACTGCACTTTTATTTTCTCAAGCACTTGAAGATGCTCATACTATTTTATGGAATGGTCCAATGGGTGTTTATGAAATGGATAAGTTTGCTAAAGGTAGTACAAAAATTTCTCACGCAGTAGCTTCTTCATATGCTACAACTGTAGTTGGTGGTGGTGATACTGCTGACTTAGTTAGAGTTACTGGTGATGAAGATGAAATGACATTTATTTCAACTGGTGGGGGAGCATCTCTTGAGTTAATTGAAGGGAAAATTCTTCCTGGTGTAAAAGCACTAGTTATAGAAGAGTAG